The Mauremys reevesii isolate NIE-2019 linkage group 3, ASM1616193v1, whole genome shotgun sequence genomic sequence ATTGTGTTTGTCAGTGAAATGCGCACATCCAGGTCCTTTCGAGTGAGATATGGAGGGAATCGGGCTGTGGCAGTGAGGGGCCGATTCCTCGCTCTGGATGGGACGACCTCCTCCTCCATCTTAACGTTCCTTGGCTTCTGCAGTCCCATCATGCAATTGTCTGACTATGGGGATGGCATTTCTTATGATGCCCCATTCCAGAGCCAGCACACATTGGATATGAAGGTCACTGATGTCACAGAGAGGTAAGAGGTGGCTGTCTTAGCATGGTCTTGACTGAGTCCCTGGAAAAGCAAGAGAGTTCAGATTACAGTTGCACTCCAGAGCACTAGTGCCAGCCACAATCCAtgctctgcagggctggagccagcTCTCACTCCTAGGATGCACACTGCCAGCCCACCAAACAGATATGCAAACATTGCAACTATAgacccccacccacatccctGCATGCCTCTTCCCCTAACCCAGTACCACTGGGGAGAGGGTCTGTTGCCACCtgcttcttcctgcccccaccaacAACAAGGAAAGGGCCAGATTATGCCTCTGTGTGCCCCCAAAACTCTGGGAGTGGGCAAGttttccccacctctttcccttTATCCTCACATCAGAGAGCCCGTCCTTTCCCCTAGCCAACACTCTCTACTCTAATCCTTCCACCGATGAGAAGCATCTCCAAGAAATGTGTTGACTCAGATGCTGCTCCTTTCTGTTCTTCCTCAGTGTCATTTATCATCTTGGCTATCggagggaggagctgattggtcaGTCTTGGTACAGCCTCCTACACCCTGCAGATGTTGCATCAGCAGCTGCCCAACATGAGAGCCTGGGTGAGTGCCAAGCTCAGGCTGGGAATGCCTCTACGTATGGGGGGAATGAGAGATTCTTTAGCAGGTTCTGAAAAGCAGCAGAGTTCACTCTGTTTTATGTTACCTAACATTGATCTAATCTTCCAAGCCCCTCCCATTGTGTATGGAGCGTTCTCCCTGAGCCTGTCAGCAAGGCCACTGCTctctgccagggccggctttaggcctattccaccaatttcccccaaatcgggccccgcgcccagtgagaatcccttccctggctagaggtgcctttttaatttttactcacctggtggcgctttgggtcttcgacggcacttcagcggcgggtccttcactctctccgggTCTTCGACAGCACTTAGacagcggggtccttcactctctctgggtcttcggcgacactttggcagcgggtccttcagtgctgctgaagacctggagcgagtgaaggacccgccgcggaagtgccgccaaagactcagagcaccgcccggtgaatACAAGCctcatgtgggttttttttgtttttttttttaagtcatccttgccagggccccatcgaaactgtttgtttgaattgggccccgcacttcctaaagccggccctgctctctgCCGTCCGATCCCTCTTGAAAATCCATTTCTTCTGTGATTCTTACCAGAAATGAGCTAAGGAAGGAGCAGCCATTGGGTTTTGGGCCAGCAGCTTGCTCTGTTCTCATATAATGtgtgcatttgtactgtgcctgtcatcaccgtCCCTAGGCTCTTGGGCCCTTGTGTGTCCCACTGCCATCAGTTGAGTATAACATAATTTGACACATATGCTGTTAAGGGCTCTTCCTTTGGGCCAAACCAAGCTCCTTCTTAAGTAAGCAGAAGCCCTGTTTTGGCTCTGTCCACAGCATTCCCATGCTGGGGGATGACGTGGGGCCTGTGACCTTGCCAGGGGAACAGGACAAGGTGCTGTGTACTGCCATCATGGGAGCCCTGATCACTCTGTGTTTGTGATTTCAGTGTGTGACACTGGGAGGTGCAATCGGCACTTAGTGGTTCGCCTGCTCTGCAAAGACCTGAGCTGGGCATGGATGCAAATCATAGCATCAAAGGAGtatgagagaggaagagagaccaTCACCTGCACCAACTTCAGCCTCAGGTACAACCCCTTCTCCTTCCTAAACTATTCCCTAAGGAGGTaccacctgctccccacttgtTTAAGGCTCAGCGGGCGGGGCACTTAATAGAACATAGAGCAGAACCAAACCCCACCCTATAGAGCTGGCAGATTGAGCATGATGAGGGCAGTGGAAATAATGTGACTGTGTCAGACAAAAGATGATCACCAGATACCATGAATTTAATCTTTGAGGTGAGTGTGAGATaatggagaggggcagaggtCTGGTGGGCAGAGGGCAGTTATAGATGGAGGGAAGAGCACGAGAGTGTGATAGAAACAACAAGATTAAGCATGGTGACTGCTACAGGCCAAAATCAGTATCAGTAATGTTGTATTAGTGTCATGGTCCTTATAGTGGTGGCTGCCAGCTGGAGGGGTCTCTGAGGGCAGGGGCCATTAGACTGCCCTAGAAGCGCCTCCTGTCTGGGTAAGCTGCTGGGAGGCTGATgctgggcctccagaaccctgcagGAACAGACTGTATCCTCAGGGATTGGTGCTTCACCAAGAGGTGGGCGGTTGTTAGGACTCTTGACCCACATGGTCCTAAGCCCCTGTTGACCCCCTTGAGGCTGCTGGTGAATAGAGAGGTCTCTTTCAATGCTTACTTCAGTCCCTGACACATTCTTTGTTTTCTACAGTGAGGAAGAAGCTCAGTATCTCCGGGGCCAGAATCCATGGCATAGAGTCATCTCTGCAGCTGCCCTGAGTCCAAGGCACCATGCCAGAGAAAAAGAGCACAAGACACTGCCAAGAACACTAAACCCCTTTCCACAGGAGACAGCACTGCCTAACCAGGGGGTACCCAACTATAGGCCCTGCCAGCTCCCTAATGCCCAGCAGGAGATGCTGCTAGCTTCCCTACAACCTTCATTCACCACCTGCTTTCCTGCTCCCACTGTAGAAGCTGGGTTACCCTCCCAGGAGACTGGGTGCTCTATCCTACCTGCTGGGCAAAGGAATCAATCCTGCCCCTTCAGTGTTTACAAGTCACCCTACAgccagcccttctccagtccttgtGCGCTCTATTCCCCAGAggttcccctttctcctggcAGCAGCCCTTCTATTGATGCTTGTCCAGTCCCTGTTGGAGGGCAGTCCCCAGGCATGTCCCCTGCAGTGTTGCAGTCTCCCGAGACAGAGAGATGGGCAATCAGTGTATTGGCTGAACAGATCCACTCCCTGGCTGAAAGCCTATCTCAGTACACAAAGCAAGTGCAACTAGAGCCTCCTAATGTCCCACTGTGTTCTGAGCGACCCATTGCTGACAGCCAGCTGGGgtcaggacagggctggggcaacTCTGGAACAGTGGCTTTCCTATCAGAACCCTGTTTAGATGAAGATATCATTACCAGTATATTAAGCAATCTGCTGGAAAATGGGGGTCCAACCTCACCTACCACTGCATTGGGGTCATCACCCACTATTTTGTCTTCAGACTCTGACTCGCAGGGGGGCCCTCCATTCCGGATACCCATGTCTCCAACAGTCACCTGTCCAGATCAGTACCTCTCTATACAGCCTTTGACTACCTCTGCATCATTTGACTCCTGTGCACCAGTGTCCCTATGGGATGGGGATCTCAAGGAGACTCTATGGTGCACTGCAGCAGAGTAAGTAGGCCCTTGGCTGTGTTTCAATGCCAGAGGTGACAACCCATCTCCGCACCCTCTTCTACTCTCCAGTTGCTTTGCAGGCTCGGTGGCTTCTGCACCTTCTCTCAGAAGTAGCActagaggtgggggagggaagatggtgTTATCTGTCTTTTGCACTGTGCTGTTATGTAGTTTCCTCCCTTCATTCTGTGGATGGGGATAAGTGGAAGAAAAGCTATGACTTAACGAGGAAAAAAACCTCAGTTCTCTGAACCAAAGATGGCCCTTGTCTCTACTCCACGGAGAACAGTCAATGGATGGATGTAGCATCATGTTCACTGCTCCTGTTCTCATACACAGTGCAGTGGAGCAGGACTGCAGGGAGCCAGACTGGACGAGTGGCAGATGAGGGCCTACATTCCTGCCAGAGGCTCCTCAGCTCCTGCTCCACCCCGAGCCGTAATGCTAGGCTGGCTCCACCATGAGGCCTTCGGCAGTCCCAGGAGCAGCCTCTGCTGCCTGccatggcagggaactgacggaCCCGCTCGGCCCTGGGGGGAGCTCCCTGAAGACGTCGGCCATCGCCCTCAGCCGTGGACACGGGAAAGGAGAATTCCTGGGCCTGGCGCAcagcgggggtgggaagggaggtggCCAGGGCAGCCTCCCCACCGCTGGCCCcggcccagctcagagccccgccGTCACCAAGGGGCGCAGCCCCGGGGAGGTGCTGCCGGGTCTGTAGGCGGAGCCCAGGGCGCTGAATAAAGCCTGAGATGCTGGCCTGTGTGTggctgtgtgtgaggggggaagggCCGGGCCTGAGGGGGCCGCTACGGGCGCCTCACAACGCGCCTCGCCTGAGTACGGGGCCTAGCAACGCGCGCCGCTGCCTCGCGCCTCCTCCCGTTCCGCCCTGCCCTGGCCTGTCCTTCGGCGCATGCGCACCTCCTACTGCGCGCGCGTGCGTCCCCTGCCCTATCCGGCACTGGGCGCCTCTCCCCGCCCGCGCATGCGCCCAGCCGTCTCGCTCTCCGCCCTCTGTGACGCAATGCCGGGGCCGGTTGCCTggaggcggggcggggcctgGTCCGGCCGCGTGGAGCCTGGCTAGCGTGCGGAGTTGTCGGGCGTCCGGGAGCCTCCTGGGGTGAGTTTGGGCTGGGGTCACCGCCCCCGCGCGGGCCATGGGGGAGGAGCCTCCGGGAGCCGCGCCtcgaggcggggctggggccactGGGCTGAGAGCGAGCGCCCCCGCGTCCCGCCCCGACGGTTGGACCGCTCGTGCCGCCCCTCAGCTCGCTTCTCCCGCACGCCACGGGCCGGGCCCTGCACCGTGCTCGGGCCTGTGCCGAGCTGGGGGGGGTCTGCTGGCCGGCCATGGCCCTTGATGGGCGGCCGCTCGGTGGCTTCGCCCCAGGGTGGGCTAGTCCCAAGCTGCATTAAGAAAGGACtagataataagagagaaaatatcgAATTGCCTCTGTATACATCCATGGTACCCCCACGCCTTGGACACTGCCTGCGGATGTGGTCGCCCCAGCgctaaaaaaaatctattggaattggaaaaggttcagaaaaggggaacaaaaacgattagggggtttggaacggctgccataggaggagagattaataagactgagacttttcagcttagaaaagagatgactggggggatatgatggaggtctataaaatcatgcctggtgtggagaaagtaaataaggaagtgttatttactcctcttaatacaagaactagtggtcaccaaatgaaattaataggcaacagatttgaaacaaacaaaaggaagcgtTTCTTCACACACCgcgcagtcagtctgtggaacactttgccagaggatgttgtgactataacagggttcaaaaaagaactgataagttcatggaggacaggtccatcaatggctattagccaggatgggcagggatggtgtccctggcctctgtttgtcagatgcTGGGATtaggcaagggggggggggggtgggattgatcacttgatgattccctgttctgttcattccttctggggtacatggcattggccactgttggaagacaggatactgggctagatggacctttggtcttacacagtatggctgctcttatgtacAACTGATTGTTCATTGCAGTTGGAGGCTGTGTGGAAGCAGTAAAAGCCTCATGATGTGGCCACGCCAGGACAGGCCTGGGAACAGCCCCAGAAAGAATGTTTCCTCCTTTGGAAAAGGAGTATCTCGGGGGATGCAAGGCAAAAGGAAAGTACCAGCCACAGAGACTGTGGAAGAAAGTGCTCAAGACACCGTCCTTGATGCTAAGCTTGTCACTGCTCAGAAGCAACCGCTGGAGAGTTCAAGTGGCATAGCAGGCATTTCTGGGGAGTGCAATCATGATGCTAAAAAGCCTCGGCTCCTGCAAGGAGAGAGTGCCACTGAGCAGGGAGCGGTCAGTGAGGACTCCGAGGACAGCGATGGCAATAGTGATTACAGTGATCTAGAGGACTTCTCAGGGGATGATGATGACAAGACAGGTAGCGGAACTTCTGGCAGCAGTGATGAAGAGCCATGTGCTGGGGGAAAAGACATCTCAAAATGCAAAACTACCCCAGAGAGTGTTATAAAGAGAGGTAAACACTGATAATAGGAAGTGTTTAATAAACTGTGTTTCAGTGTGACCCATCAGCGGTTCTGAGATCTTCTTTCCATGCTGACTCCTGCTTTTCCTGCGTGCTCCTGTCTCACAAGTACTGCTACCATGGTTCAGGGCATTCATACAGATATATTTTTGTTGGTATAATTTAATATTAGCCTGTTGACGCTTTGAACCCTGTCAGGTACATGTGTTTCATACTGCTTCACCAACTGGTGCCTGGGTAGAGGATGTGGATGTGTTTTCAGTTGCTGTGTGGTATATTGAGATGTCCTTGGGAACAGAGACCTGGGAAATAGGATGACTGGCTAATCCAGTTGCACAGAACTGGTCAGACCAGCCTGTCTGCAGTAGATACTTCTTGTTACAACCCAGTTATAGCCTGACAGGCAcgttacagctctgctccccagtgggGTGAAACCCACCTGGTTTGGAACCTTGTATGTGGAGTAAACTGTTACAACCTGGTTATAAACTTGGTAAAAATCTGTAGAATGGATAAACCCTTAGGCTGGATACCAGGACCTATGTCCTAATGGTGTAGAATCTTTAAGGATGTAGCCTAAGAGAAACATTGGAAACCTTATTATCTGAGTCACTTAAAACTGGACAAAACCttggagcaggggttctcaaactgggggtcgggacccctcggggctgtgaggttactacatggggggttgtgagctgtcagcctccaccccaaaccctgctttgcctccagcatttataatggtgttaaatatatttaaaagtgttcttaatttataaggggggttgcactcagagacttgatatgtgaaagggggtcaccagtaaaaagtttgagagccactgccttgGAGAGTCTTGTAGAGAATGTTACCACGTTGACCTGAGGATGGATTGGAGCTGAACTAATAAGTAGTTTGATAGTCGTGTGCAATGTGTGAGCTCCTAATTAACTATTTgtctttcctccccacccacaccaaCCTCATGAGTTGAATTTGGGATAGGGGGATGGCTCATGATTTTATCTGAGCTCTTTAAGTAGAACTCATAAATCTGTAGAATGAAAACCCCAAAGATTTCTGCATTTATTTAATTTCCATGTGAAGAAAGTTAAGCATTCAGTTTGTCAAGGACATGGGACAGCAGCCGAGGTTCTGACACCAAGTGCCTGAGAACTGTAATTGATGTCTGTGAAGTCTTCCGATGTGGCTTAGTTAATGAACTGCGAAAACTAGGAAGATTCCAAAGGATTGGGGTGGTGTATGCAAATATGATCTCAGCCTTCAAAAGGGCTCCTTAAGTCTTGAGTGAAATAATGGGACAAATAGTAAAGGAAAATAACCTGTAAAACATGTGGTTCACTGGTGTCAAACACAGAGCCCCCTTGATGTACTTGGGGCTGCATGGTATATTTAGACTGTGAAGAATAagttttaattaaacaaaacaaaagagagcTTGGAGCCTGCTCAGTTTTGatgataaccttccaaatgtgaatCAAGGGTAAGCAGATGCAGTTTTGTCTTCCTGAGCCTGAAACAGTAGCTTTGTGATTTGTGAACTTCTCTGCTGCCCATTTGTTTAATTGGAGTGTTAACACTAAAGCTTGATGATAGGATTCtataagatctgctctaggaattattttgggggagttctatggcttgtgttatacaggagatcagactatatgatcctgatggtcccttctggccttggaatctccgAACCTATGAAATGTCAGCATTAACTGTTTTGTTACTGCTCATTTTAGTAGATGCAATGAAGTGAATAGGAGGGGAGCAAAGCCAGTGGGGTTGTGGAATTGTGAAGAATTGTGCTGCAGGGAAGAAGATGTAGAAGGCAGAAGGGacataaagaaagagaaaagaggaATTAGGAAGGAACGTAGGGAAGGCAGGAGTATTGGTACTAAAGATAAACATATTTTCTTCTGAGTGATGCGGAATGCAACAATAAGAACCAAATAGGCAACAAATATAGATAACTAAGTTCATGTATGACAAAAGCCAAATTCTACTCTTCATGTCTGCACCAAgttctgcatcttggcagggagtCACTAGATGACCAttgcggtcccttctagccctatgatTCTAGATCAGCAGAATTCTCACTGTGAAGTGAGGATAATATTTAGTCTTAAATTTATACCCCTGCCAACAATTAAAGATGGAATTAGCCTCTCTCACAGAATGCTTGACACCCCTGATTCAGGGTATCATAGAGCTCTGAGCAAGAAGCAGCATGAagatttataaagaaaaaataatgcctgacaaacttttttttatttactaaATTAGTGGGCAGTAGGAATGATACAGATGTGATATCTGATATTTGTAAAGCCTTTGATTCAGAACCAAATTTTCTAAAGCAGCTGCTTAAATTTGCATCTGAGTTACTCCCATGCATCTGAGTGTCTGTCTGAATGCACAATTATAGGATTTGCATCCTTATGAAATCAACCCCAAAAAAATGACATTGGATAAGATCCGACACTCTTGCATGGATTAAAACCTAGCTGATTCACCACAAACCAAGCTTAATTGTAAATAGTAACTTGTTGAGTTAGGGAGGTGTTTAATGAGTTCTGCAGGGACAGGTGTTAGGTTTTATTAAGCATATTTATTAATGGATCTGAAGGAGGGACTGGAGAGCACATAAATGAAATTCAGATGATATTGAACTAGGAGGTGGTATGAATATAATGAAGATAAATAATAGAGAGGGCTCTAGAGAGATTAGAAAGGTGGCCAAAATAAAAGAAATGTGAAACAGATGTTCAGTGCAAGGCAGAAAGCTGGAAATCAGTGATGTCAACATATTTACGGGAGTTAGTGAACAACAAGTAGCCACAAATCAGAATGACCACTTCATCTCTCACCTTCCAATTGAAATGTTAAATCCACTTCTTTCACCTAATCTCCCAAAACCAAAGCCACTGAAATACAACAAATACTGAAAACACCTTCTTGGATGGGGGAGAGGCAGATTGTCAGGTGTCCTAGAATTTGTAAGGCACTGAGGTGATAGAAGAACTGGTGTGATAGAACTGTAATGATGGTTAGATATGAGAAGTAGCAACTTAAAAAGGCTTTGTAGTACTTGAGTGCACAGAACACAACAGAGTGTTTATGAACTTTATATAGAGTTATGGTCACTCATaagaagaatggccatactgggtgagacttccgacagtggctggtgggagtgaacagaacaggaaaataCATCGAGTGATCCATATAGTGtcttccagtcccagcttttataaatcagagatttagggacacctggagcatgggattgtatccctgaccatcttggctaatagccactgatgaaccTACCCTCCAGGAATGTGTATAATTCTTTTCTAAAAACCCAGTTATACCCTGCTAGGAGTCCCAGAACCTTCACCTTTCCCAGCAACTGGATCTGTGTGTTGTAGTTGGCTTCTAACTTGGGTATTGCTCCTGGATAATGAGGCCATTCCTTTGAGGACAGATTGCTAAGGGACATAGTGAAAAACAATTCAAGGTGGTTGTTGTCACAgaacagctgcagatggtggagcgCTGCTTCTGGGCCCAAGGAACAAGTACTAACTGGTGAGATTGCATTGTAATGCTGGATTGGGGCGACGAGCAGTGGCTACAAAACCTTTGGATGCAAAAggcacattcctggatctgtgtccCATGGTTGCCCCAGCCATCCAGTGCAGTGACATCAGAATGAAAGCTAtactcacagttgagaagcaagtggtgatcaCATTCTGGAAGCTTGCAAGGCCAGGTTGCTTACTGGTCAGCAGGAAATCATTTTAGAGTTTGAAACCCACAGTGCGGGCCAGAGTCTTGCAAGTTTGTAGGGCCATTAATCTCTTGCCATGAAGGACAGTGACGCTGTGCAATGGACAGGGCGTAGTGGATGGCTTTTTACCAAgggggttcccaaactgcagtaGGATGAAAGACGGCAGGCTCATTCCTATTTTGGCCCCAGCCCTCCTTGCCACAGAGTACGTCAACAGAAAGGCCTACTTTCCTGTGGTTATGCAAATGTTGGTGGATCACTAGGGACGCTTCACCGATATCCATATGGGCTGATCGGAGAAGGTGCATGCCCCTGAcgtctttaagaacacaggattgttcagaaagctacaagcagcgGGATTCTTTCCCAACCATCAGACTACTATTGACAATAtggaaatgccagtagtgatttTGGGGTTCCAAGCCTACCACTAactccaggggtgggcaaactttttggcccaaggggcATATCAgggttgcgcaactgtatggagggccaggtagggaaggctgtgcctccccaaacagcctggcccctgcccccatccaccccctcccacttcctgccctttgactgccctcctcagaacccccaacccatccaacccccccgctccttgtccccaacaACCCCTcgtgggactcctgcccctatccaactccctgtcccctgacttcctgatccctatccacacccctgtcccctgacagcccccccgggatcccacccccttatccaaccccccctgctccctgtccccttactgcCTTCCCAACCCCTATTCAtataccctccccccccaacagaCCCCCTGGGACTCtctcactcccaaccctccctgttccccatcccctgaccaccccctcagaacttccgccccatccaaccgccctcttctccctgactgccccccaggactctcccactcccttacccaacccccaccccttaccagcagcaggagctctcagctgcaacacctggccagagccagccgtGCTCCCTCCGGTGCCCAGTGGGAGTGGCGGCCAGAGCGCGGCCTggctacagggaagggggggacagcgggggaggggctgtggactTGGCTCCCtgtccgggagctcaggggccaggcaggatggtcccgcgggccgtagtttgcccagaTCTGACTTACTCCCTGGCTCAGAAGCCATACACTGgccacctcaacagcaccaaAGAAAGATTCAGCAACTGGCTGAGCAGATGCAGAATGACTGataaatgtgcttttggtagattgaaaggACGCAGGCATTTGTTTACTCATTAGATTGACTTCTGTGAGAAAAAAAATATGcagtggttatagctgcctgttgtgtcctgcataatatctgtggtGCAAAGGTGGAGAAGCTGCCAGCGGGGTGGAGGGCTGCGGTGGAGTGGCTGTcgaagtttgaacagccagacacaagtgCTCTTATGAAAGTTCAGTGTGGAAGTATGTGGTTGAGGGAGACTTTGAAAGAGCACGTTAATGGTCAGCCACATTAGCGTTCTGTACTGGACTGTTATGTGGGGCTGAAGCTTTGGGTGCTGCTAGGAATTGTGTAGTGCTTGCTGTCCATACGGAACTGTGTGTGTACTGAAGCTATAAGTTAAGAGGTGCTTGTCGTACATTTCTAAATGACTGCACATTTATAAGTACCGTGTGCTTTAAGTACCACTGTGCATTCAGTGATGTGTGTTGTGAACTAGTAAAgatcattattttatttaaaaatatagaaatGTATTGAGTGGCATAATCAGGGCAGAAAAAAACAGGCAGTGCAGTATAAACTTTAAACATAAATTAACGCAATGGAACTATTAAATTGGAAAGGCAGCAAACATTTCTATCCATTTCAGTGCACAAACATAGTTCATTGTGGCTACACATTCACCTGCCATGGTTCTCACAGTTCACTGGATGTGAATCTGTGGTTTTTCTTGCAGCCTCCCGGCATGGAGTGGCAGGGGTATGGTGCGGCCCATGATGCCATATGgaatgctggggggaggggggctgctagCAGGTTTGGACAAGTAGGTCGGACAGGGTCTGCAGCATTTGTTTGCTGTCTGAGAAgacccattatgtcctggtgcatctcccagtcccactgcagggctctactgCGTGGTACGTTATAACTGGGAAATTACACAGTTTATAGCTTTTGAGGAGAAAGCAATGCAGGTCTGACTTCCTGGGGAACTCCTGTGCAACCTGGAAAACCCCTGGTTAGGAGAGGAAGAGATGTGGGTCTCTGCCCAAGGGAAGTGACTGCTGAGGGGCTGAGAGCGTGGAGTGGATGCCCTTGCTGGATTAGGATGGGGGAATACATGAGCAGTTGCCCTAAACTATGACATAGGTAAAGAAATTCTACTTCAATAAAGACACTTAAAGTAATTGAATCTTCTGCTTCAGGACGTCCTCTATTAATGGGGTCAGTCAGGAATTGGCATGCAGTTGACCAGCTTTGTTagggggtttggtttttttgtttttttttcctttctgaagcaGAAGGTATTGGTGGTTGCCAAGGGCAGGATAACTGACTtgatggaccaatggtctgatccagtgtgacAATCTGAGCATGGAGTGTACTGTTTGGGCTGCATGTTCAGAGGCTTTGTGTCATGTGCAGGAAGGTGATTGCACTGGCCAGATCATATCAGGAATATTGTGTTAGTTCCAGACACTTAATATCATGAAGAATTCAAGGGGCTGTATAGTCTAGCACTACTAAGGGGAGGGTAAATGTCTTGACTATTTTAAAGGTGTAAACAGGAGGAAGAGGAACCGTTTGGGGTGTAATGGGCTAACAGGCGTACCATCTACTTTGTCTGTAGTTGTAAGTAACATGTAAAATCACTGCCACTGAAGGATACTAGAGAGATTTGTGTTTCTCTTGGTTTTGTTTCCATACCGTGTACATTTCCCTGCACTCTAGTCATCTTTGCAGTTTCCcttgtttgtgtgggtcttttaTACAGcaactgggggagagagagagaaacatgttATAAAATAGAAAATGTGTTTGTAAAAACACACGGAGTGGGTATCTGGTAGGGGTAGGACCTGAAGtcatgatttattattattattattattattattatttttttttttaataaaccagAGTTCCTGTTATATCCCTAAAAGAAAGGGGACATT encodes the following:
- the LOC120400405 gene encoding neuronal PAS domain-containing protein 4-like isoform X2 codes for the protein MTIFCDHCSRPLRKMSHPRGRSGMEPSASKPFRSTKGASKARRDQINAELQTLRSLLPISAQEKERLSYLHTMALVCLQIRGAQLFPPGSSEHAPAVTPDLELLSSLPGFIIALSADGKLAYISENVAHLLGFSVVELLAQGDSIFDLLDGSAHEAVQEKLHSAQEQPGTEIVFVSEMRTSRSFRVRYGGNRAVAVRGRFLALDGTTSSSILTFLGFCSPIMQLSDYGDGISYDAPFQSQHTLDMKVTDVTESVIYHLGYRREELIGQSWYSLLHPADVASAAAQHESLVCDTGRCNRHLVVRLLCKDLSWAWMQIIASKEYERGRETITCTNFSLSEEEAQYLRGQNPWHRVISAAALSPRHHAREKEHKTLPRTLNPFPQETALPNQGVPNYRPCQLPNAQQEMLLASLQPSFTTCFPAPTVEAGLPSQETGCSILPAGQRNQSCPFSVYKSPYSQPFSSPCALYSPEVPLSPGSSPSIDACPVPVGGQSPGMSPAVLQSPETERWAISVLAEQIHSLAESLSQYTKQVQLEPPNVPLCSERPIADSQLGSGQGWGNSGTVAFLSEPCLDEDIITSILSNLLENGGPTSPTTALGSSPTILSSDSDSQGGPPFRIPMSPTVTCPDQYLSIQPLTTSASFDSCAPVSLWDGDLKETLWCTAAE
- the LOC120400405 gene encoding neuronal PAS domain-containing protein 4-like isoform X1 codes for the protein MCGEDMSISLDRACCVLGKDSQQPLSVREQMARKMTIFCDHCSRPLRKMSHPRGRSGMEPSASKPFRSTKGASKARRDQINAELQTLRSLLPISAQEKERLSYLHTMALVCLQIRGAQLFPPGSSEHAPAVTPDLELLSSLPGFIIALSADGKLAYISENVAHLLGFSVVELLAQGDSIFDLLDGSAHEAVQEKLHSAQEQPGTEIVFVSEMRTSRSFRVRYGGNRAVAVRGRFLALDGTTSSSILTFLGFCSPIMQLSDYGDGISYDAPFQSQHTLDMKVTDVTESVIYHLGYRREELIGQSWYSLLHPADVASAAAQHESLVCDTGRCNRHLVVRLLCKDLSWAWMQIIASKEYERGRETITCTNFSLSEEEAQYLRGQNPWHRVISAAALSPRHHAREKEHKTLPRTLNPFPQETALPNQGVPNYRPCQLPNAQQEMLLASLQPSFTTCFPAPTVEAGLPSQETGCSILPAGQRNQSCPFSVYKSPYSQPFSSPCALYSPEVPLSPGSSPSIDACPVPVGGQSPGMSPAVLQSPETERWAISVLAEQIHSLAESLSQYTKQVQLEPPNVPLCSERPIADSQLGSGQGWGNSGTVAFLSEPCLDEDIITSILSNLLENGGPTSPTTALGSSPTILSSDSDSQGGPPFRIPMSPTVTCPDQYLSIQPLTTSASFDSCAPVSLWDGDLKETLWCTAAE
- the RRP36 gene encoding ribosomal RNA processing protein 36 homolog is translated as MLACVWLCVRGEGPGLRGPLRAPHNAPRLSTGPSNARRCLAPPPVPPCPGLSFGACAPPTARACVPCPIRHWAPLPARACAQPSRSPPSVTQCRGRLPGGGAGPGPAAWSLASVRSCRASGSLLGWRLCGSSKSLMMWPRQDRPGNSPRKNVSSFGKGVSRGMQGKRKVPATETVEESAQDTVLDAKLVTAQKQPLESSSGIAGISGECNHDAKKPRLLQGESATEQGAVSEDSEDSDGNSDYSDLEDFSGDDDDKTGSGTSGSSDEEPCAGGKDISKCKTTPESVIKRELSLMSFEELLQLRNSVGTKAYQQMTSGKKPLNHTKPRTKQRPSKQGPLEISAKKPVPFLRQVVSVKKTVQRDPRFDDLSGEYNPEIFEKTYSFLNGLKKREKEIVQKQLKKSQNVEQREKLQQLLKRMTQQEEAQKERQRQREKELALKRAQREQAQLGRKPFYLKKSEKWKLELAEKYKVLKGSGKLESFLSKKRKRNAIKDKRRLPFRKNM